One genomic region from Pyxicephalus adspersus chromosome 1, UCB_Pads_2.0, whole genome shotgun sequence encodes:
- the CDCA8 gene encoding borealin isoform X1 — translation MAPAKKRGNRGQKTRAVKNEKLSSFIKDFDSQVKTIVEELKNNVVSNLKEVDSLYNIELLKLPAAIREMRWLDFFAKGGSMKALEAAATVNVDIEQITSSVSQTPFKPAKKGQLKKAKSNSVEEVVENAPVQSVLRPRTNAKTSTTKKLGTTRKTRVSAANTTAKRTSKRSRATPSTSRLADSSVLGYTPMITPKINTRSFKTPGLRTPSMKEPVYTFSANGSPLGGMDELFINLPAGDGKNIRLTAEDMDGANLSSLDKKAFENIKLLSSRLEKLCKTLK, via the exons ATGGCACCAGCAAAGAAAAGAGGCAACCGCGGACAGAAAACCCGAGCTGTAAAAAATGAGAAGTTGTCGTCCTTCATAAAGGATTTTGACAGCCAAG TCAAGACAATTGTAGAGGAATTAAAAAATAACGTGGTTAGTAATCTGAAAGAAGTGGATAGCCTGTACAATATCGAACTCCTCAAGCTACCGGCAGCTATCCGAGAAATGCGCTGGCTGGATTTTTTTG CAAAAGGAGGGAGTATGAAGGCTTTGGAGGCAGCTGCTACG GTGAATGTGGACATCGAGCAAATAACATCAAGTGTTTCTCAAACACCATTTAAGCCTGCCAAGAAAGGTCAGT TGAAAAAAGCAAAGTCCAACTCTGTTGAAGAAGTTGTAGAAAATGCTCCAGTGCAGAGTGTTCTGAGGCCAAGAACAAAT GCAAAAACTTCCACTACCAAAAAACTTGGAACTACAAGGAAAACAAGAGTATCTGCGGCAAACACAACTGCTAAGAG AACAAGCAAGAGAAGCCGTGCAACACCTTCTACCAGCAGACTGGCAGACTCTTCTGTACTTGGATACACTCCAATGATTacacctaaaataaatacaag GTCATTTAAAACACCTGGATTAAGAACCCCATCCATGAAGGAGCCTGTCTATACTTTTTCAGCCAATGGAAGTCCTCTGGGTGGCATGGATGAATTGTTCATTAATTTACCTGCAGGTGATGGAAAG AACATTCGTCTAACAGCTGAGGATATGGATGGTGCAAACCTAAGCAGCCTGGACAAGAAGGCTTTTGAGAACATCAAACTTTTATCA AGTCGCCTGGAAAAACTCTGCAAAACACTAAAGTAA
- the CDCA8 gene encoding borealin isoform X2: MAPAKKRGNRGQKTRAVKNEKLSSFIKDFDSQVKTIVEELKNNVVSNLKEVDSLYNIELLKLPAAIREMRWLDFFAKGGSMKALEAAATVNVDIEQITSSVSQTPFKPAKKVKKAKSNSVEEVVENAPVQSVLRPRTNAKTSTTKKLGTTRKTRVSAANTTAKRTSKRSRATPSTSRLADSSVLGYTPMITPKINTRSFKTPGLRTPSMKEPVYTFSANGSPLGGMDELFINLPAGDGKNIRLTAEDMDGANLSSLDKKAFENIKLLSSRLEKLCKTLK, translated from the exons ATGGCACCAGCAAAGAAAAGAGGCAACCGCGGACAGAAAACCCGAGCTGTAAAAAATGAGAAGTTGTCGTCCTTCATAAAGGATTTTGACAGCCAAG TCAAGACAATTGTAGAGGAATTAAAAAATAACGTGGTTAGTAATCTGAAAGAAGTGGATAGCCTGTACAATATCGAACTCCTCAAGCTACCGGCAGCTATCCGAGAAATGCGCTGGCTGGATTTTTTTG CAAAAGGAGGGAGTATGAAGGCTTTGGAGGCAGCTGCTACG GTGAATGTGGACATCGAGCAAATAACATCAAGTGTTTCTCAAACACCATTTAAGCCTGCCAAGAAAG TGAAAAAAGCAAAGTCCAACTCTGTTGAAGAAGTTGTAGAAAATGCTCCAGTGCAGAGTGTTCTGAGGCCAAGAACAAAT GCAAAAACTTCCACTACCAAAAAACTTGGAACTACAAGGAAAACAAGAGTATCTGCGGCAAACACAACTGCTAAGAG AACAAGCAAGAGAAGCCGTGCAACACCTTCTACCAGCAGACTGGCAGACTCTTCTGTACTTGGATACACTCCAATGATTacacctaaaataaatacaag GTCATTTAAAACACCTGGATTAAGAACCCCATCCATGAAGGAGCCTGTCTATACTTTTTCAGCCAATGGAAGTCCTCTGGGTGGCATGGATGAATTGTTCATTAATTTACCTGCAGGTGATGGAAAG AACATTCGTCTAACAGCTGAGGATATGGATGGTGCAAACCTAAGCAGCCTGGACAAGAAGGCTTTTGAGAACATCAAACTTTTATCA AGTCGCCTGGAAAAACTCTGCAAAACACTAAAGTAA